The following coding sequences are from one Bufo bufo chromosome 2, aBufBuf1.1, whole genome shotgun sequence window:
- the C2H18orf25 gene encoding uncharacterized protein C18orf25 homolog isoform X2, translating to MKMEAVGKDEQLLDSEVPPHITQEKADSQAEEGALDLQPPSLKDGDEDVADSSGLASMPCLLMELRRDSSESQLASTESDKPTAGRVYESDSSNHCMLSPSSSGHLADSDTLSSAEENETQRPEAITEGCDTASQGAAVARKSRRSRSESETSTMAAKKNRQSSDKQNGRVTKIKGHRSQKHKERIRLLRQKREAAARKKYNLLQDSSTSDSDLTCDSSTSSSDEDEEVSGSSKTITAEIPAGFIRAGGSAGTPRDIPRLLERGTVWDRNCIGNVLEEAMNCFAEMQRQTEEKFRMWIEKLTRLDTDEESKQQLEPGDSKLHLGGQSFTPSSSSSTFVAGQESPTFPQQALSSYISYQNVDTLEFPPSTLNNNNIPPDPFPENGNNIADQEINQS from the exons ATGAAGATGGAGGCAGTCGGCAAGGATGAACAACTTCTGGACTCTGAAGTGCCTCCTCACATCACCCAGGAGAAAGCCGACTCTCAGGCTGAAGAAGGAGCTCTGGACCTGCAGCCTCCTTCTCTGAAAGATGGCGACGAAGACGTCGCAGACTCTTCCGGACTCGCTTCCATGCCTTGCCTGCTGATGGAACTGAGAAGGGACTCCTCGGAGTCTCAGCTAGCGTCTACTGAAAGCGACAAACCCACGGCCGGCCGGGTGTACGAGAGCGACTCCTCTAACCACTGCATGCTTTCTCCTTCTTCCAGCGGACACCTGGCCGACTCCGACACATTGTCTTCCGCAGAAGAGAACGAGACGCAACGTCCCGAAGCAATAACCGAAGGCTGCGACACTGCCAGCCAAGGAGCTGCTGTGGCTCGCAAGTCCCGGAGGTCTCGGTCAGAGAGTGAAACCTCCACTATGGCCGCCAAGAAAAACCGCCAGTCCAGCGACAAGCAAAACGGTCGAGTCACCAAGATCAAAGGTCACCGAAGCCAAAAGCACAAAGAGCGGATCCGGCTGCTGAGGCAGAAGAGGGAGGCGGCCGCTCGGAAGAAGTATAACTTGCTGCAGGACAGTAGTACCAGCGACAGCGACCTCACCTGCGACTCGAGCACCAGCTCATCGGACGAGGACGAAGAAGTTTCAGGGAGCAGTAAGACAATCACAGCGGAGATTCCAG CTGGCTTCATCCGTGCTGGGGGATCTGCAGGAACGCCCAGGGATATTCCGAGATTGCTTGAAAGGGGCACCGTGTGGGATAGGAACTGCATAGGCAATGTCCTGGAAGAAGCCATGAACTGTTTTGCAGAGATGCAGAGACAGACGGAGGAGAAGTTCCGTATGTGGATAGAGAAACTGACCCGGCTAGACACTGACGAGGAGAGTAAGCAGCAGCTGGAGCCCGGCGACTCCAAGCTCCATCTGGGCGGCCAGAGCTTCACGCCAAGCAGCTCATCCAGTACGTTTGTGGCGGGGCAAGAGAGTCCCACCTTcccccagcaggccctcagctCGTACATCAGCTACCAGAACGTCGACACGCTAGAGTTCCCACCATCCACATTAAATAACAACAATATACCCCCCGACCCCTTCCCAGAGAATGGTAACAACATCGCCGATCAGGAAATAAACCAGTCCTAA
- the C2H18orf25 gene encoding uncharacterized protein C18orf25 homolog isoform X1, with protein MKMEAVGKDEQLLDSEVPPHITQEKADSQAEEGALDLQPPSLKDGDEDVADSSGLASMPCLLMELRRDSSESQLASTESDKPTAGRVYESDSSNHCMLSPSSSGHLADSDTLSSAEENETQRPEAITEGCDTASQGAAVARKSRRSRSESETSTMAAKKNRQSSDKQNGRVTKIKGHRSQKHKERIRLLRQKREAAARKKYNLLQDSSTSDSDLTCDSSTSSSDEDEEVSGSSKTITAEIPDGPPIVTHYDISDTNSDPEVLNVDNMLAATVVKEHNSSVSKQEPLASWRTRGLLEELNADSGHLDPALPSCDKLPPSNAQKNDEINIASSGSEVEIVGVQEHARFVHPRGGVIQSVSSWKHAAGSQYHSSHQTPSWTSVNTQQNWTSPPEVVDLTLDEDSRRKYLL; from the exons ATGAAGATGGAGGCAGTCGGCAAGGATGAACAACTTCTGGACTCTGAAGTGCCTCCTCACATCACCCAGGAGAAAGCCGACTCTCAGGCTGAAGAAGGAGCTCTGGACCTGCAGCCTCCTTCTCTGAAAGATGGCGACGAAGACGTCGCAGACTCTTCCGGACTCGCTTCCATGCCTTGCCTGCTGATGGAACTGAGAAGGGACTCCTCGGAGTCTCAGCTAGCGTCTACTGAAAGCGACAAACCCACGGCCGGCCGGGTGTACGAGAGCGACTCCTCTAACCACTGCATGCTTTCTCCTTCTTCCAGCGGACACCTGGCCGACTCCGACACATTGTCTTCCGCAGAAGAGAACGAGACGCAACGTCCCGAAGCAATAACCGAAGGCTGCGACACTGCCAGCCAAGGAGCTGCTGTGGCTCGCAAGTCCCGGAGGTCTCGGTCAGAGAGTGAAACCTCCACTATGGCCGCCAAGAAAAACCGCCAGTCCAGCGACAAGCAAAACGGTCGAGTCACCAAGATCAAAGGTCACCGAAGCCAAAAGCACAAAGAGCGGATCCGGCTGCTGAGGCAGAAGAGGGAGGCGGCCGCTCGGAAGAAGTATAACTTGCTGCAGGACAGTAGTACCAGCGACAGCGACCTCACCTGCGACTCGAGCACCAGCTCATCGGACGAGGACGAAGAAGTTTCAGGGAGCAGTAAGACAATCACAGCGGAGATTCCAG ATGGCCCACCCATCGTCACCCATTACGACATCTCCGACACAAACTCGGACCCAGAAGTGTTGAACGTTGACAACATGCTGGCCGCCACAGTTGTCAAGGAACATAATAGTTCTGTGTCCAAGCAGGAGCCCCTGGCATCATGGCGCACAAGGGGACTACTTGAAGAGCTCAATGCTGATTCTG GTCATTTAGATCCAGCGCTGCCATCTTGTGATAAATTACCCCCCAGCAATGCGCAGAAAAATGACGAAATTAACATTGCATCTTCCGGCAGCGAGGTGGAGATTGTGGGGGTGCAGGAACATGCCAG GTTTGTCCACCCCCGGGGGGGCGTCATACAGAGTGTGTCTTCCTGGAAGCATGCCGCTGGCTCTCAGTATCACAGCTCGCACCAAACTCCATCATGGACAAGCGTCAACACCCAGCAGAACTGGACTTCACCCCCAGAAGTAGTTGACCTAACGCTGGACGAGGATTCGAGGCGCAAATACTTACTGTAA
- the C2H18orf25 gene encoding uncharacterized protein C18orf25 homolog isoform X3, translating to MKMEAVGKDEQLLDSEVPPHITQEKADSQAEEGALDLQPPSLKDGDEDVADSSGLASMPCLLMELRRDSSESQLASTESDKPTAGRVYESDSSNHCMLSPSSSGHLADSDTLSSAEENETQRPEAITEGCDTASQGAAVARKSRRSRSESETSTMAAKKNRQSSDKQNGRVTKIKGHRSQKHKERIRLLRQKREAAARKKYNLLQDSSTSDSDLTCDSSTSSSDEDEEVSGSSKTITAEIPGHLDPALPSCDKLPPSNAQKNDEINIASSGSEVEIVGVQEHARFVHPRGGVIQSVSSWKHAAGSQYHSSHQTPSWTSVNTQQNWTSPPEVVDLTLDEDSRRKYLL from the exons ATGAAGATGGAGGCAGTCGGCAAGGATGAACAACTTCTGGACTCTGAAGTGCCTCCTCACATCACCCAGGAGAAAGCCGACTCTCAGGCTGAAGAAGGAGCTCTGGACCTGCAGCCTCCTTCTCTGAAAGATGGCGACGAAGACGTCGCAGACTCTTCCGGACTCGCTTCCATGCCTTGCCTGCTGATGGAACTGAGAAGGGACTCCTCGGAGTCTCAGCTAGCGTCTACTGAAAGCGACAAACCCACGGCCGGCCGGGTGTACGAGAGCGACTCCTCTAACCACTGCATGCTTTCTCCTTCTTCCAGCGGACACCTGGCCGACTCCGACACATTGTCTTCCGCAGAAGAGAACGAGACGCAACGTCCCGAAGCAATAACCGAAGGCTGCGACACTGCCAGCCAAGGAGCTGCTGTGGCTCGCAAGTCCCGGAGGTCTCGGTCAGAGAGTGAAACCTCCACTATGGCCGCCAAGAAAAACCGCCAGTCCAGCGACAAGCAAAACGGTCGAGTCACCAAGATCAAAGGTCACCGAAGCCAAAAGCACAAAGAGCGGATCCGGCTGCTGAGGCAGAAGAGGGAGGCGGCCGCTCGGAAGAAGTATAACTTGCTGCAGGACAGTAGTACCAGCGACAGCGACCTCACCTGCGACTCGAGCACCAGCTCATCGGACGAGGACGAAGAAGTTTCAGGGAGCAGTAAGACAATCACAGCGGAGATTCCAG GTCATTTAGATCCAGCGCTGCCATCTTGTGATAAATTACCCCCCAGCAATGCGCAGAAAAATGACGAAATTAACATTGCATCTTCCGGCAGCGAGGTGGAGATTGTGGGGGTGCAGGAACATGCCAG GTTTGTCCACCCCCGGGGGGGCGTCATACAGAGTGTGTCTTCCTGGAAGCATGCCGCTGGCTCTCAGTATCACAGCTCGCACCAAACTCCATCATGGACAAGCGTCAACACCCAGCAGAACTGGACTTCACCCCCAGAAGTAGTTGACCTAACGCTGGACGAGGATTCGAGGCGCAAATACTTACTGTAA